AGCCACCCGGCGGCGCACGGCACTCTGAGAAATATGGTAGAGCTCTCCGGTGAGACCATTCTGTATTGTATTCCTGAAATCGGGTATTTGCATCGCGGTTTTGAAAAGAATGCCGAGACGCACTGTTATAATATGGTGATTCCCTATACAGACAGGCTCAATTACTGCTCGGCGATCATGAACAATGTCGGTTATGTAAAAGCCGTCGAGAGGCTGCTTAATATTGAAGTTCCCGAGCGATGCCGGTACATCCGGGTGATAATGTGTGAGCTTTCCCGGATCATGGATCATCTTGTGGCCAACGGCGCCAACCTCGTTGATTTGGGGGCGCTGACGAATTATTGGTATCTCTTTAGTCTGCGAGAAAAAATTTATAACGTACTGGAAGAACAGACCGGCGCCCGCTTGACGAATTCATATACCCGGGTCGGTGGTGTTTGGGCCGATGTGAATGAGAACTTCGAGCCTTCGGTCCGGCAAATCCTTAAGGATGTGCCTCGGCATGTCAATGATTCGCTGAAACTGGTTGCGCGCAACCGGATATTTCTCGACCGGACCGTCGGCGTCGGCGCGATCTCCGCGGAAGACGCCGTTTCCTTCGGCTATACAGGCCCCTGCCTCAGGGCTGCCGGAGTTGATTGGGATCTAAGAAAGGTTCAACCCTATTACCACTATGACGAGTTTGATTTCGACATTCCCGTCGGTGAGAGGGGCGACACCTACGATCGCATTATGGTCCGGTTTGAAGAAATGTTCCAAAGCTGCCGCATTATCGCGCAGGCTTTGGACCGCATGCCCGACGGGCCGGTCAACATCGCCGACCGGCGTTATATCCTTCCTCCAAAAGAAGAGGTTTACTCGAGCATTGAAGGGATGGTCTCGCACTTCAATCTCGTCATGCGAGGCGTGCGTCCGCCGGCGGGGGATGTCTATGACGCCACCGAAGCGGCCAATGGCGAACTTGGATTTTATATTGTCAGCGATGGATCACAGAATCCATATAAATGTCATGTGCGTCCGCCATGCTTTCACATTTATTCTTCATTCCCAACTTTGGCCGAAGGGGGAATGATCGCAGACGCCATCGCCATTCTGGGGAGTTTGAATATTATTGCCGGTGAATTGGACCGGTAGGGAGACGTGTCGGGGATGGACAAAGCAAAGCCGGCGATCGGACCCAGATTGAATCCGGAATTGGGCGGAACCATCCGTCCCGGCGGCGCCAACCGGCCCGGAAGCGAGGGGTGTGAGACGCCGTTTCCGATGGCCGCGGCAGGCGCCAAGATAGAATTCAGTCCCGAGACGCTGGCCGAGTTGGAATCCATCATCGCCAAATACCCCGATCGAACGGCGGCCCTTCTGCCCGCGCTCTGGATCGCTCAAAGGGAATTTGGTTATATCAGCCACGAAACCATTCCCTATCTAGCCGATCTCATCGGGATTCCGCCTTCCCAGGTCTATGGGGTGACATCATTTTACACGATGTTTCAGCCCAAACCAGAGGGCCGTTTTGTGATCAGTATCTGTACGAATATCTCTTGCGCATTATTGGGCGCTGATTCCCTCGTGGAACACCTGATGACGCGGCTTCATATCGGATTGGGTGAAACGACACCCGACGGCCTCTTCACATTGAAAGCGGTGGAGTGCCTGGCCTGTTGCGATGGCGCGCCGGCCATGCAGGTGAATGAAGAGACCTACATGAATTTGACCAAGGAATCCTTGGATAAGTTGTTGGAGAGCTTGAAAGACAAGGGTGGCGGCCGGACCTGAAATTGAGGACCAGGCGGGGAGAGAGGATCTGTGGAGCGGAAGATTATTTCCAAAAACTTCGGGGTTGAAGATTCCTGGACCTTGCCGGTTTATGAAGCCAACGGCGGCTATGCGGCGATGCGGAAGGCCTTCGGGATGGATCCGCAGGCCGTGCTGGAAGAGGTTAAAGCCTCCAAAATCCGCGGTAGAGGCGGAGCCGGCTTCCCCATGGGGCTCAAGTGGAGTTTCGTGCCGAGAGATATTGATAAACCAAAATATCTTTGTGTCAATGCCGATGAAGGCGAGCCCGGCACATTTAAGGACCGTCATATTCTTGAGAATGATCCCCATATGATGATTGAGGGGATTATCATATGTTGCTGGGCCGTCGGCATCCGCAAAGCCTTCATTTATATCCGCGGCGAATTCCATAAGCAGTGCGACCGTTTAGATTCGGCGGTGCGGGAGGCCTACGAAAAAGGTTATCTCGGCCGGAATATTAATAGTGATGGATTCGATCTCGATATCGTGGTTCACCGCGGCGCCGGAGCCTACATTTGCGGCGAAGAAACCGGCCTCATCGAAAGTGTCGAGGGGAAACGGGGACAACCCCGGATGAAGCCGCCTTTCCCCGCGCTGATCGGGGTTTTTGACTGCCCTACCGTTGTCAACAATGTTGAAACCCTGGCGGCGCTTCCCTGGATTCTGCAAAACGGCGCCGCGGCGTATGCCGCCATCGGGACGGAGAAGAGCAGCGGTACAAAACTTTGGTCCATCAGCGGGCATGTCGAGAGGCCGGGGGTTTATGAATTGGATATGGGGGTCCCCCTCAGGGTTCTCCTGGAAGAACATGCCGGCGGTGTCAGGAATGGGAAAAAACTAAAAGCCGTCATCCCCGGAGGATCCTCTACCCCCGTGCTGACCGCTGAAGAAGCTTACACGGTGAATCTGGATTACGAAAGCCTTGAGAAGGCCGGTTCGATGCTGGGTTCCGGCGCCATGATCATCATTGATGAAGAGACCTGCATGGTATGGGTTTTGACAATTCTCGAGAAATTCTACGCTCACGAGTCCTGCGGCCAGTGCCCGCCTTGCCGGGAGGGAACCGCCTGGATGCACAGGCTGCTATGCAAGATTGAGCGCGGTGAGGGGACACTTGAGGATTTGGATAAGCTCGAGGATATCG
The Candidatus Eisenbacteria bacterium genome window above contains:
- a CDS encoding NADH-quinone oxidoreductase subunit D: MEEKTAAGITGKTWPDVSLEPSTKEFGERIRLDPPVCGLPAFRVQPELLYNAIRFLKENKAYRFNQLTDVTCVDHLQNGQAPARFEIIYNFHSLPTSARLILKSWIAEDDATVDSIHSLYKNANWLEREIFDQYGLRFKGHPNMKRILNHKEFVGHPLRKDYPISKGQWLSEADDLLDELEIRHRLDPKDDDGDRERMTLNLGPSHPAAHGTLRNMVELSGETILYCIPEIGYLHRGFEKNAETHCYNMVIPYTDRLNYCSAIMNNVGYVKAVERLLNIEVPERCRYIRVIMCELSRIMDHLVANGANLVDLGALTNYWYLFSLREKIYNVLEEQTGARLTNSYTRVGGVWADVNENFEPSVRQILKDVPRHVNDSLKLVARNRIFLDRTVGVGAISAEDAVSFGYTGPCLRAAGVDWDLRKVQPYYHYDEFDFDIPVGERGDTYDRIMVRFEEMFQSCRIIAQALDRMPDGPVNIADRRYILPPKEEVYSSIEGMVSHFNLVMRGVRPPAGDVYDATEAANGELGFYIVSDGSQNPYKCHVRPPCFHIYSSFPTLAEGGMIADAIAILGSLNIIAGELDR
- the nuoE gene encoding NADH-quinone oxidoreductase subunit NuoE — protein: MDKAKPAIGPRLNPELGGTIRPGGANRPGSEGCETPFPMAAAGAKIEFSPETLAELESIIAKYPDRTAALLPALWIAQREFGYISHETIPYLADLIGIPPSQVYGVTSFYTMFQPKPEGRFVISICTNISCALLGADSLVEHLMTRLHIGLGETTPDGLFTLKAVECLACCDGAPAMQVNEETYMNLTKESLDKLLESLKDKGGGRT
- the nuoF gene encoding NADH-quinone oxidoreductase subunit NuoF, which codes for MERKIISKNFGVEDSWTLPVYEANGGYAAMRKAFGMDPQAVLEEVKASKIRGRGGAGFPMGLKWSFVPRDIDKPKYLCVNADEGEPGTFKDRHILENDPHMMIEGIIICCWAVGIRKAFIYIRGEFHKQCDRLDSAVREAYEKGYLGRNINSDGFDLDIVVHRGAGAYICGEETGLIESVEGKRGQPRMKPPFPALIGVFDCPTVVNNVETLAALPWILQNGAAAYAAIGTEKSSGTKLWSISGHVERPGVYELDMGVPLRVLLEEHAGGVRNGKKLKAVIPGGSSTPVLTAEEAYTVNLDYESLEKAGSMLGSGAMIIIDEETCMVWVLTILEKFYAHESCGQCPPCREGTAWMHRLLCKIERGEGTLEDLDKLEDIANNIGGKTICVLSDAAAMPAQSFIKKFRHEFEEHIKTGHCRFRDNKWTAALEGVH